In Hyperolius riggenbachi isolate aHypRig1 chromosome 10, aHypRig1.pri, whole genome shotgun sequence, a genomic segment contains:
- the LOC137535382 gene encoding uncharacterized protein encodes MEEGDMMRTNKEEEETYVRSDKQFMEEGDMMRTNKEEEETYVRSDQQSMEEGDMMRTSKEEEGETYVRSDQPSAEENYMMRTNKEKETYERGNQQSMEEGDMMRTNKEEEEETYVRSDQQSMEGGDIMRTVKEEDEDTYVRKLHDGDN; translated from the coding sequence atggaggagggtgacatgatgaggacaaataaagaggaagaagagacgtatgtgaggagtgataagcagtttatggaggagggtgacatgatgaggacaaataaagaagaagaagagacatatgtgaggagtgatcagcagtctatggaggagggtgacatgatgaggacaagtaaagaggaagaaggagagacatatgtgaggagtgatcagccatCTGCAGAAGAGAATtacatgatgaggacaaataaAGAGAAAGAAACATATGAGAGGGgtaatcagcagtctatggaagagggtgacatgatgaggacaaataaagaggaagaagaagagacatatgtgaggagtgatcagcagtctatggagggtgGTGACATTATGAGAACAGTGAAAGAGGAAGATGAAGATACTTATGTGAGAAAattacatgatggggacaattaa
- the LOC137535846 gene encoding uncharacterized protein — protein MDSCRKWREHTAGREVRSELKEQEMSVDEGDMRKTIKEEEEEMYVRSDQLSMEEGDMMRTIKEEEEETYVRIDQHYTEEKDMKGTIKEEETYVRSDRQSMEEGDIMRTIKVEEEMYVRSYQQSMEEGDMMGTIKEEEEETYVRSDKQSMEECDMMRKNKEEEEETYVRSDQQSMEECDMMRKNKEEDPLSKSRRDNLPREQGWDHEFTAQFIERYRRQPCLWKTTSKDYKDRIKRGKAYTSLVSFCKSRNREVDINFVKRKIQNLRTVFHKAYKTYKKSKKSGAGAGNIKKPDLWYYDLLLFVHDHDCAVTTTSHVQDGTVETDQEVETPLQITDAPPHSPCEASRSSFEKETCSSRPGTPDPIIHVTQTKETPHNAPINHGPNSLTLQATPRMTRRLGSGYRARKSKSLSVNVMDQVHEAAAFLRNPRDVNELIGLQWAERMKTLSREQWHHAHVAIDEILYKASEGLLTRNWVDVIRAPVPAPPHTSHSGPQCQGGHMAYQVPLRQYYPYQGAELSSQTSYTTI, from the exons ATGGATAGTTGCAGGAAGTGGAGAGAACACACGGCTGGAAGAG AAGTGAGATCTGAGCTCAAGGAGCAAGAGATGTCTGTGGATGAGGGTGACAtgaggaagacaattaaagaggaagaagaagagatgtatgtgaggagtgatcagctgtctatggaggagggtgacatgatgaggacaattaaagaggaagaagaagagacatatgtgaggattgATCAGCATTATACAGAAGAGAAAGACATGaaagggacaattaaagaggaagagacatatgtgaggagtgatcggcagtctatggaggagggtgacattatgaggacaattaaagtggaagaagagatgtatgtgaggagttatcagcagtctatggaggagggtgatatgatggggacaattaaagaggaagaagaagagacatatgtgaggagtgataagcagtctatggaggagtgtgacatgatgaggaaaaataaagaggaagaagaagagacatatgtgaggagtgatcagcagtctatggaggagtgtgacatgatgaggaaaaATAAAGAGGAGGACCCACTTTCAAAAAGCAGAAGAG ATAACTTGCCGAGGGAGCAAGGCTGGGACCATGAGTTCACCGCACAGTTTATTGAGAGGTACCGAAGACAACCATGCTTATGGAAAACAACATCTAAGGATTACAAGGACCGTATTAAGAGGGGGAAAGCCTACACGAGCCTGGTCTCCTTCTGCAAATCAAGAAACCGGGAGGTCGATATTAATTTCGTGAAGCGCAAAATTCAAAATTTACGGACAGTCTTTCACAAAGCATACAAGACAtataaaaaatccaaaaagtcTGGTGCAGGGGCGGGCAATATTAAGAAACCAGATTTGTGGTACTATGACCTTTTGCTATTCGTACACGATCATGACTGTGCGGTAACAACAACATCACATGTGCAGGATGGGACAGTGGAAACTGACCAGGAGGTAGAGACACCACTACAGATCACTGATGCCCCTCCTCATTCACCTTGTGAGGCGTCAAGGAGCAGCTTTGAAAAG GAAACTTGTAGCAGCAGGCCTGGAACACCTGATCCCATCATCCATGTGACACAAACAAAGGAGACACCACATAATGCCCCCATAAACCACGGACCaaactctctgacactgcaggccaCGCCAAGAATGACAAGACGCCTAGGAAGTGGTTACAGAGCCAGAAAAAGTAAATCTCTGAGCGTCAACGTAATGGACCAAGTTCATGAGGCTGCAGCTTTTCTGCGCAATCCGCGAGATGTGAACGAACTCATTGGTTTGCAGTGGGCAGAGAGAATGAAGACGCTGAGCCGTGAGCAGTGGCACCACGCGCATGTGGCCATAGATGAAATCCTGTACAAAGCAAGTGAAGGACTTCTGACCAGAAATTGGGTCGATGTCATCCGTGCTCCTGTTCCTGCACCACCACACACCTCCCACAGTGGGCCACAATGTCAAGGGGGCCACATGGCCTATCAAGTACCTCTGCGGCAATACTATCCATACCAGGGAGCAGAGCTCTCTTCTCAGACAAGTTACACCACCATATAG